The following are from one region of the Desulfurispira natronophila genome:
- a CDS encoding Fic family protein, with the protein MLSVMKREMKHSEIQSTLALKHEDHFREALDAGFIEMTILGKPRSRLQKTLLLRCCSFRERLAPGGFSLPVRYRVF; encoded by the coding sequence TTGCTGAGTGTGATGAAAAGGGAAATGAAGCACTCGGAAATCCAGTCCACCCTGGCATTAAAACATGAAGATCACTTCCGCGAAGCCTTGGATGCTGGGTTTATCGAAATGACCATTCTGGGCAAGCCCCGCAGCCGCCTGCAGAAAACCCTTCTTTTGCGGTGTTGCTCATTCCGCGAGCGCCTTGCGCCTGGAGGCTTTTCATTGCCTGTCCGATATAGAGTATTTTAG
- a CDS encoding trypsin-like peptidase domain-containing protein, with translation MNSFARFLFALFCCILLFQSPLLAQSDPRRTPVVEAVEKVGSAVVNISTLSVQQTSSPFVIDDPFFNEFFRDFFPGFGRSYETQSLGSGVIIDCRGHILTNAHVVAGATAITIFTSDNREHSVRVLGSDTRSDIAVLAMENPPTQLTCANPGDSSNLLIGEPVIAIGNPFGFSSTVTTGIISAVGRSIRDESGIFHNLIQTDTMINPGNSGGPLLNIHGDVIGINTAIYRRAQGIGFSIPIDRAMRIYDYILQHGTVHRAWIGVEVQPITAQLHGTLNRTLPRGVGVMVSDVSYPSHFRGEPLRRRDVILEVGSMPIGNELDYVMGLFDYTANDLVELTVLRDSEVFKTKVQAQQAPTDYGRRLLAQWLGIELGQNYSENGVEVQRIHSRSWAQRAGFRPGDRIVTIDDQQLDNPQSLAEALTLAKARGKGIMEVARGRQTTKVQFQGR, from the coding sequence ATGAACTCCTTTGCCCGTTTTCTGTTCGCTCTTTTCTGCTGCATTCTCTTGTTCCAGAGTCCTCTGCTGGCCCAGAGCGATCCTCGTCGCACACCAGTAGTCGAAGCCGTAGAAAAAGTCGGCTCTGCCGTCGTCAATATATCCACCCTGAGCGTACAACAAACCTCCTCTCCCTTTGTCATCGACGATCCATTTTTCAATGAGTTCTTTCGCGACTTCTTCCCCGGCTTTGGGCGCTCCTACGAAACACAGTCCCTGGGCTCCGGCGTTATTATTGACTGTCGCGGCCACATACTCACCAACGCTCATGTGGTAGCAGGGGCTACGGCTATTACTATTTTCACCAGCGATAATCGAGAGCACTCAGTACGTGTACTGGGCTCCGACACCCGCAGCGACATTGCTGTGCTCGCCATGGAAAATCCACCCACGCAATTGACTTGCGCCAACCCCGGCGACTCCAGCAATTTGCTTATCGGAGAGCCAGTTATTGCCATTGGCAACCCCTTTGGTTTCTCCAGCACCGTCACCACTGGCATTATCTCTGCCGTGGGCCGCTCAATCCGAGACGAAAGTGGCATCTTCCACAATCTTATTCAGACAGACACCATGATCAACCCAGGTAACAGCGGTGGTCCACTGCTCAACATACACGGAGATGTGATTGGTATTAATACTGCTATCTATCGTCGCGCCCAGGGTATAGGCTTTAGTATTCCCATTGACCGGGCCATGCGCATATACGACTATATACTTCAGCACGGAACCGTACACCGGGCTTGGATTGGTGTTGAAGTGCAGCCCATAACAGCACAGCTTCACGGTACCCTCAACCGCACACTTCCCCGCGGCGTCGGGGTGATGGTCAGCGATGTCAGCTACCCCTCCCACTTTCGTGGTGAACCCTTGCGAAGGCGGGATGTCATTCTGGAAGTGGGCAGCATGCCCATAGGCAATGAGCTTGATTACGTCATGGGATTATTTGACTATACTGCCAATGACTTGGTGGAGTTAACCGTACTGCGAGATAGCGAAGTTTTTAAAACCAAAGTGCAGGCACAACAGGCGCCAACCGATTACGGGCGGCGCCTGCTAGCCCAATGGCTCGGTATAGAGCTGGGACAAAACTACTCAGAAAATGGCGTAGAAGTACAACGAATACATTCCCGTAGCTGGGCACAACGCGCTGGCTTTCGCCCCGGGGACCGCATCGTCACCATAGATGACCAGCAGCTGGACAACCCACAAAGCCTGGCTGAGGCCCTGACTCTGGCAAAGGCCAGGGGAAAGGGTATTATGGAGGTAGCGCGGGGAAGACAGACGACCAAGGTACAGTTTCAGGGGCGGTGA
- the yihA gene encoding ribosome biogenesis GTP-binding protein YihA/YsxC: MEKRISSYHPHKVQFVTSAPSLAHCPLPDRPEIVFLGRSNVGKSSLINTITGKRSIALTSKTPGRTRLLNYFDVNDELYLVDLPGYGFARVSTSMRDQWNRHMYQYLECRENIAMAVMIVDIRHEAQKNDLRMFNLLGQWQIPTLIVATKSDKLKKSQLAPHIDKLRKSYGSKCALMPFSSASKYGIEEFWWEVTKRQIVDANS; the protein is encoded by the coding sequence ATGGAAAAAAGAATCAGTTCATACCATCCCCATAAGGTTCAATTTGTCACTTCGGCCCCGTCTCTGGCACACTGCCCTCTGCCAGACCGTCCCGAAATCGTATTTCTGGGTCGCAGCAATGTGGGCAAATCCAGCCTTATCAATACTATCACCGGCAAGCGCAGTATAGCCCTCACCAGCAAGACACCAGGACGCACCCGTTTACTCAACTACTTTGATGTTAACGACGAGCTCTATCTGGTCGATCTTCCGGGTTACGGCTTTGCTCGGGTCTCTACGAGTATGCGCGACCAGTGGAACCGCCATATGTACCAGTACCTGGAGTGTCGTGAAAATATCGCTATGGCCGTAATGATTGTGGATATCCGCCACGAGGCCCAAAAGAATGACCTGCGAATGTTTAACCTGCTCGGTCAATGGCAAATTCCTACCCTGATTGTCGCCACCAAATCCGACAAACTAAAAAAATCCCAGCTTGCCCCACACATCGACAAGCTACGCAAGTCCTACGGCTCAAAATGCGCACTTATGCCATTTTCATCTGCCAGCAAGTATGGTATAGAGGAGTTCTGGTGGGAAGTGACCAAGCGACAGATCGTCGATGCCAATTCCTGA
- the rpsU gene encoding 30S ribosomal protein S21 → MPINAHVRVESDDINDALKAFKRKVEREGLIREMKKYTFYEKPTEARRRKKLKARRKQLKLLNKMRRMQG, encoded by the coding sequence GTGCCTATCAATGCTCACGTCCGAGTGGAAAGCGATGACATCAACGATGCGCTAAAAGCCTTTAAACGCAAAGTTGAGCGCGAAGGTCTTATTCGTGAAATGAAAAAGTACACATTTTACGAAAAGCCTACAGAAGCCCGTCGACGCAAGAAGCTCAAGGCGCGTCGCAAGCAGCTCAAGCTGCTGAACAAAATGCGTCGCATGCAAGGCTGA
- a CDS encoding NAD(P)H-dependent glycerol-3-phosphate dehydrogenase, giving the protein MKCAVIGAGSWGTALAHHLASTGREVLIFAREPEVAEEINLHRRNSLYLPDIELLPMEATTDYERLFSPFEIYVWAVPTQKSRPLLSTIYRNIDLATPMVIASKGIENNSLMLLHQLFAEILGPHANLAVLSGPSFAKEVVQAAPTAVTIASTKPRTGAGVQAIFSNDTFRAYTSSDLTGVELCGAVKNVIAIASGICSEMGLGCNATAALITRGLAEITRLVVKCGGEEQTTSGLAGVGDLLLTCTGGLSRNRMVGQRLARGEKLAEIVESMAMVAEGVQTTQSTWELAQKLDVDMPITAELYQVLFAGKPVEQGIHDLMTRRLKSERWFS; this is encoded by the coding sequence ATGAAATGTGCGGTTATAGGAGCCGGCAGCTGGGGAACAGCACTGGCCCACCACCTGGCATCCACTGGGCGGGAAGTCCTGATCTTTGCCCGGGAACCTGAGGTCGCTGAAGAAATTAACCTTCATCGTCGCAACAGCCTCTACTTACCGGATATAGAGCTCTTGCCCATGGAGGCGACCACTGACTACGAACGCCTTTTTTCTCCCTTTGAAATCTATGTCTGGGCGGTACCTACACAAAAGAGTCGTCCACTGCTTAGCACAATTTACCGGAATATCGATTTGGCTACGCCCATGGTTATTGCCAGCAAAGGTATAGAAAACAATTCCCTGATGCTCCTGCACCAGCTTTTTGCAGAAATACTGGGCCCTCATGCCAACCTGGCAGTCCTCTCCGGACCTTCCTTTGCGAAAGAGGTGGTCCAGGCAGCCCCTACTGCGGTGACCATAGCCTCCACCAAACCCCGCACCGGCGCAGGAGTACAGGCCATATTCAGCAACGACACTTTTCGCGCCTATACCAGCAGCGATCTCACCGGAGTGGAGTTGTGTGGTGCAGTAAAAAACGTCATTGCCATTGCCAGTGGAATCTGTAGCGAGATGGGGTTAGGGTGTAATGCCACCGCCGCACTCATAACCCGTGGATTGGCTGAAATTACGAGATTGGTTGTAAAGTGTGGCGGCGAAGAGCAAACCACCAGCGGTCTGGCTGGAGTGGGCGATCTGCTCCTCACTTGTACCGGCGGATTAAGTCGTAACCGGATGGTTGGGCAGCGACTGGCCCGAGGAGAAAAACTCGCTGAGATAGTCGAAAGCATGGCCATGGTAGCCGAAGGCGTGCAAACAACCCAGTCTACCTGGGAGCTGGCACAAAAACTGGATGTGGATATGCCCATCACCGCTGAGCTCTACCAAGTCCTCTTTGCAGGTAAGCCAGTTGAGCAGGGAATTCATGACCTCATGACACGCCGACTTAAGTCTGAACGGTGGTTTTCCTGA
- a CDS encoding alpha/beta hydrolase yields the protein MATVNPASLTISDLPCQWNLQHRSQDDVVVYIHGFGSSMHSSKAVTIESALTSRGYSFLRFTFDDMQAPFFFGLTVPRMVQQLRNIVESLHRCYQRVHLIGSSLGAMVLVRYVEGGASPAVRSLTTLAGSFDFYANRMASMGAEGVQQWRQEGSMSFYHYGADAWLPLGIDFLQDVEAYTPYTLQTHLPLLLIHGQQDETVEWQQSQRMHEALPHSHLQLYPRGDHSLMGEISAIISDIAAHLLPLSQSNSDSVSDCVHSPAVRRIIEEELS from the coding sequence ATGGCCACAGTGAATCCAGCAAGCCTCACTATCTCTGATTTACCTTGCCAGTGGAACTTGCAACACCGAAGCCAGGATGATGTAGTCGTCTATATTCACGGATTTGGCTCTTCTATGCACTCATCCAAGGCAGTGACAATAGAGTCAGCTCTTACCAGCCGAGGCTACTCTTTCTTGCGATTCACCTTTGATGATATGCAGGCACCGTTCTTTTTCGGACTTACGGTACCCCGCATGGTTCAGCAACTGCGAAATATCGTGGAAAGTCTGCATCGCTGCTACCAGCGAGTCCATTTGATTGGCTCCTCACTGGGTGCTATGGTCTTAGTACGCTATGTGGAAGGCGGTGCATCCCCTGCGGTTCGCTCTTTAACAACGCTGGCCGGCTCCTTCGACTTCTACGCCAATCGCATGGCCAGCATGGGAGCAGAAGGTGTGCAGCAGTGGCGCCAGGAAGGATCCATGTCATTTTACCACTACGGCGCAGATGCCTGGTTACCATTGGGCATCGACTTTCTCCAGGACGTAGAGGCCTATACCCCCTACACATTACAGACCCACTTGCCCCTGTTGCTCATTCATGGCCAGCAGGACGAAACCGTTGAGTGGCAACAGTCTCAGCGTATGCACGAAGCTCTGCCACACAGCCACCTGCAACTCTACCCCCGTGGCGACCACTCGCTAATGGGCGAAATTAGCGCCATCATAAGCGACATTGCTGCTCACCTACTGCCCCTGAGTCAGTCCAACAGTGATAGCGTCAGCGACTGCGTTCACTCACCAGCTGTACGCAGGATAATTGAGGAGGAACTTTCATGA